In Neodiprion pinetum isolate iyNeoPine1 chromosome 6, iyNeoPine1.2, whole genome shotgun sequence, one genomic interval encodes:
- the Pomp gene encoding proteasome maturation protein — protein sequence MSFGLPSVKPKPSAADIISIPDDTHGVPNALVSGLSSTRANLGFSHPLQASEQNYVQNKLRMDMVMLRNTQGLHAPMRLAMELKAADKVGRLPFLPSSGLMRDVILGRDEEIGFEDIFNNAEFREQMCQPHAMVEKSLGIL from the exons AGTTTTGGTCTACCTTCCGTGAAACCCAAGCCCTCGGCTGCAGATATAATCAGCATCCCCGACGACACGCATGGTGTTCCAAATGCACTTGTTTCAGG GCTATCTTCAACAAGAGCAAATCTTGGATTTTCACATCCTCTGCAAGCCTCCGAGCAAAAC TATGTGCAGAATAAATTGCGCATGGATATGGTTATGCTGAGAAACACGCAAGGACTTCACGCGCCAATGCGTCTAGCCATGGAGCTCAAAGCCGCTGACAAAGTTGGGAGACTACCGTTTCTTCCATCTTCTGGCCTCATGCGGGATGTTATTCTTGGTAGAGACGAAGAAATTGG ATTCGAAGACATCTTCAACAACGCTGAATTTAGGGAACAAATGTGTCAGCCTCACGCGATGGTTGAAAAGAGTTTGGGAATTCTCTAA
- the LOC124222269 gene encoding 2-oxo-4-hydroxy-4-carboxy-5-ureidoimidazoline decarboxylase-like isoform X2 — protein sequence MAIKNVSKQHFEWLFGNVIEHCPEAAGWVATKRPFLSTESLRNAFDDYLDKLKNHEKENVLIKHPDLAGKLAEEGKLTTESQNEQKCAGLDEMTREEKQTLANLNAMYKEKFHFPFVICARENKVAAILSGIENRLNNSPETELEVGIQEVKKICRIRLLDVVWSDAR from the exons ATGGCGATTAAGAACGTTTCGAAGCAACAC TTTGAATGGCTTTTTGGAAACGTGATCGAACACTGTCCGGAGGCGGCTGGATGGGTGGCAACAAAACGGCCGTTTCTTTCGACGGAATCGTTGCGAAATGCCTTCGATGATTATTTGGACAAGCTAAAGAACCACG AGAAGGAAAACGTACTGATCAAGCATCCAGATTTGGCGGGTAAATTGGCCGAGGAGGGAAAATTGACCACCGAATCACAGAACGAGCAAAAGTGTGCAGGACTCGACGAGATGAcgcgagaagaaaaacaaacgttaGCGAATCTCAATGCCAT gtacaaggaaaaatttcactttccaTTTGTCATATGTGCCCGGGAAAATAAAGTGGCAGCGATTCTGAGCGGCATAGAAAATCGTTTGAACAATTCTCCCGAGACGGAACTTGAGGTCGGGATTCAAGAAGTCAAAAAGATATGCAGGATTCGCCTGCTAGACGTCGTCTGGTCGGATGCTCGATAA
- the LOC124222269 gene encoding 2-oxo-4-hydroxy-4-carboxy-5-ureidoimidazoline decarboxylase-like isoform X1, producing MSPNGILSILEVNALPTEQFEWLFGNVIEHCPEAAGWVATKRPFLSTESLRNAFDDYLDKLKNHEKENVLIKHPDLAGKLAEEGKLTTESQNEQKCAGLDEMTREEKQTLANLNAMYKEKFHFPFVICARENKVAAILSGIENRLNNSPETELEVGIQEVKKICRIRLLDVVWSDAR from the exons ATGTCACCCAACGGGATATTGAGTATACTTGAAGTTAATGCTCTACCCACGGAACAGTTTGAATGGCTTTTTGGAAACGTGATCGAACACTGTCCGGAGGCGGCTGGATGGGTGGCAACAAAACGGCCGTTTCTTTCGACGGAATCGTTGCGAAATGCCTTCGATGATTATTTGGACAAGCTAAAGAACCACG AGAAGGAAAACGTACTGATCAAGCATCCAGATTTGGCGGGTAAATTGGCCGAGGAGGGAAAATTGACCACCGAATCACAGAACGAGCAAAAGTGTGCAGGACTCGACGAGATGAcgcgagaagaaaaacaaacgttaGCGAATCTCAATGCCAT gtacaaggaaaaatttcactttccaTTTGTCATATGTGCCCGGGAAAATAAAGTGGCAGCGATTCTGAGCGGCATAGAAAATCGTTTGAACAATTCTCCCGAGACGGAACTTGAGGTCGGGATTCAAGAAGTCAAAAAGATATGCAGGATTCGCCTGCTAGACGTCGTCTGGTCGGATGCTCGATAA
- the LOC124222268 gene encoding homeotic protein caudal isoform X2, giving the protein MADVSSLSMVSSYNSLAMYRQQQPSTSQQSLGQQHHHQHHQGQQHAVGVTPDGQQYWYGYPYPHPHAAHHQASGSQQYLEASDVLGWHPHAHHYTHHFQYQHHQASYQQQQQQQLQQQQHQQQQHLSQQPGMPGFSEWSNDETKNGVGTGEPSPPITVSGSEISSPGTPSTPPSNNNNNNNNNNNNNNNIATTPVRPSQLRSPFEWMKKPSYQNQPNPGKTRTKDKYRVVYTDHQRLELEKEFHYSRYITIRRKAELAATLSLSERQVKIWFQNRRAKERKQTKKREELDMKEMKGEGSLVNGMTGLAALGGMGGMLGGLSSLSLAPPPPPPPPPHHSHPHTQTHAHAPPHAHGHPHSHSVLGL; this is encoded by the exons ATGGCGGACGTCAGCAGTCTTAGCATGGTGTCATCTTACAACTCGTTGGCGATGTACAGACAGCAACAGCCGTCAACGAGCCAGCAATCTCTCGGTCAGCAGCACCACCACCAGCATCACCAGGGACAGCAACACGCTGTGGGGGTGACGCCCGACGGACAACAGTATTGGTACGGGTACCCTTACCCTCATCCTCACGCTGCCCATCACCAGGCATCCGGGTCCCAGCAGTATCTCGAGGCGAGCGACGTCCTGGGATGGCATCCCCATGCCCACCACTACACCCATCACTTCCAGTATCAGCACCACCAGGCGAGCTaccagcaacagcaacagcaacagctccaacagcagcagcatcagcagcagcaacatCTGTCCCAGCAGCCGGGTATGCCAGGATTCTCGGAATGGAGTAACGACGAGACTAAGAACGGTGTCGGAACCGGTGAACCCAGTCCTCCGATCACCGTGAGCGGTAGCGAAATCAGCAGCCCCGGAACACCTTCCACACCGCCttcaaacaacaacaacaacaacaacaacaacaacaacaacaacaacaatatcGCGACGACACCCGTCCGACCTTCGCAGCTCAGGAGTCCCTTTGAGTGGATGAAGAAACCTTCGTATCAGAATCAGCCCAACCCCG GTAAAACAAGAACCAAGGACAAGTACAGAGTAGTCTACACGGATCACCAGAGGTTGGAACTCGAGAAGGAGTTTCACTACAGCCGCTACATCACGATTAGACGCAAGGCGGAACTCGCCGCGACTCTCTCATTATCCGAACGACAG GTGAAAATCTGGTTTCAAAACCGGCGGGCCAAGGAGCGAAAGCAGACGAAGAAGAGGGAAGAGCTGGACATGAAGGAGATGAAAGGCGAGGGGAGTCTGGTGAACGGAATGACCGGGTTGGCCGCCCTGGGGGGGATGGGCGGGATGCTCGGGGGCCTTTCGTCCTTGTCGCTggcgccgccgccgccgccacccCCGCCGCCGCATCACTCCCACCCCCACACCCAAACCCACGCTCATGCGCCCCCGCACGCCCACGGTCATCCGCATTCCCACTCGGTCTTGGGATTGTGA
- the LOC124222268 gene encoding homeotic protein caudal isoform X1 has protein sequence MADVSSLSMVSSYNSLAMYRQQQPSTSQQSLGQQHHHQHHQGQQHAVGVTPDGQQYWYGYPYPHPHAAHHQASGSQQYLEASDVLGWHPHAHHYTHHFQYQHHQASYQQQQQQQLQQQQHQQQQHLSQQPGMPGFSEWSNDETKNGVGTGEPSPPITVSGSEISSPGTPSTPPSNNNNNNNNNNNNNNNIATTPVRPSQLRSPFEWMKKPSYQNQPNPACSVAAPTSTPHSAAPQELCSLDALGKTRTKDKYRVVYTDHQRLELEKEFHYSRYITIRRKAELAATLSLSERQVKIWFQNRRAKERKQTKKREELDMKEMKGEGSLVNGMTGLAALGGMGGMLGGLSSLSLAPPPPPPPPPHHSHPHTQTHAHAPPHAHGHPHSHSVLGL, from the exons ATGGCGGACGTCAGCAGTCTTAGCATGGTGTCATCTTACAACTCGTTGGCGATGTACAGACAGCAACAGCCGTCAACGAGCCAGCAATCTCTCGGTCAGCAGCACCACCACCAGCATCACCAGGGACAGCAACACGCTGTGGGGGTGACGCCCGACGGACAACAGTATTGGTACGGGTACCCTTACCCTCATCCTCACGCTGCCCATCACCAGGCATCCGGGTCCCAGCAGTATCTCGAGGCGAGCGACGTCCTGGGATGGCATCCCCATGCCCACCACTACACCCATCACTTCCAGTATCAGCACCACCAGGCGAGCTaccagcaacagcaacagcaacagctccaacagcagcagcatcagcagcagcaacatCTGTCCCAGCAGCCGGGTATGCCAGGATTCTCGGAATGGAGTAACGACGAGACTAAGAACGGTGTCGGAACCGGTGAACCCAGTCCTCCGATCACCGTGAGCGGTAGCGAAATCAGCAGCCCCGGAACACCTTCCACACCGCCttcaaacaacaacaacaacaacaacaacaacaacaacaacaacaacaatatcGCGACGACACCCGTCCGACCTTCGCAGCTCAGGAGTCCCTTTGAGTGGATGAAGAAACCTTCGTATCAGAATCAGCCCAACCCCG CATGCAGCGTAGCTGCACCTACGAGCACCCCTCACTCCGCAGCGCCTCAGGAACTGTGTTCACTCGACGCTCTCG GTAAAACAAGAACCAAGGACAAGTACAGAGTAGTCTACACGGATCACCAGAGGTTGGAACTCGAGAAGGAGTTTCACTACAGCCGCTACATCACGATTAGACGCAAGGCGGAACTCGCCGCGACTCTCTCATTATCCGAACGACAG GTGAAAATCTGGTTTCAAAACCGGCGGGCCAAGGAGCGAAAGCAGACGAAGAAGAGGGAAGAGCTGGACATGAAGGAGATGAAAGGCGAGGGGAGTCTGGTGAACGGAATGACCGGGTTGGCCGCCCTGGGGGGGATGGGCGGGATGCTCGGGGGCCTTTCGTCCTTGTCGCTggcgccgccgccgccgccacccCCGCCGCCGCATCACTCCCACCCCCACACCCAAACCCACGCTCATGCGCCCCCGCACGCCCACGGTCATCCGCATTCCCACTCGGTCTTGGGATTGTGA